Genomic DNA from Arthrobacter sp. B1I2:
GGAACAGCCCCTCGAGCCAACCCACCAACTGCGCCTGGGCAATGCGGAGTTCGGCGTCAGAGGGGGTGGCATCGCCGGAAAACGGCAGGTTGATCCGGTCCAGTTCCGCCACCAGCTCGGGCGCGAGCCCGTCCTCCAGCTCCTTGATGGAGCGCGCGTGGATAGCAGCCAGCCTGCCCCTCGCGGCATCGTCCAGCGGCGCGGACTTTACCTCTTCGAGGAGCTGCCTGATCATGGTGCCGATCCGCATCACCTTGGCCGGCTCGTCCACCAGGTCCTGCAGATTGCTGGCCCTGGGCTTGCCGTCCGTGGCGGGCGGAGCCTGGACAGGGTCCTGGGTGTCGTCAACGGGAGTGCCTTCTACCGGGAGGTCCTCAGGTGCCTGAGTGTCATTGGGATCGCTCATGCGTTCATACTCTCACGGCCCATCCGCCCGGGGCCCACCATGGCAGCCCCGGGGCGGGCCTGTCCGCTGCCGGCTCAATCAGCAGCACCTGCCCTGCGGGTTGCGGTCCTGGCGGTCCGTGCGGTCCCGCCAAAACTCGCG
This window encodes:
- a CDS encoding bacterial proteasome activator family protein, which gives rise to MSDPNDTQAPEDLPVEGTPVDDTQDPVQAPPATDGKPRASNLQDLVDEPAKVMRIGTMIRQLLEEVKSAPLDDAARGRLAAIHARSIKELEDGLAPELVAELDRINLPFSGDATPSDAELRIAQAQLVGWLEGLFHGIQTAIAAQNAAREHAAAQLQLRQLPPGTMIAPGVVIGENGEPQRAPAGVRPGAPARPAQRDDPDHGPGQYL